The window AAAACTttcatgcttttttttttgtttcaaatggTTGTTCTCTTTGAAGGCTATTCTAGAGACTGACTCATTTTTAACTAGGTGTGGAATACTGGAGATAGGTAGTTGAGTAAAATGGTTACCAACGCCAACAAGGGCAACTAGAGAAGAAATAGCATCTGAACGGTGATGCCAAGCATTTGCCATCATCAACCCACTCCCTTGTTTCTCTCCTGCTCGTTTCGTGATCCAGTAAAGCCTGAAAAGCAGGTCAAAATAAGGGAATTAGTAGATATTGATTGAAGCACAAGAGAAACGGAAAGATGAAAATAAAGTAGCCCTACCCTTCTTTGATGGAAATGGAAGCAATAGTAACAGTCAAAGCGAGAGTGGGGTGAGTCATATCAATTCCGTGATGATATCCACCATGAGTATGATTCACCTCAGGGGCTGCGGACAGTGCGCTCTGCAAACAAACGAGAGAAGAAGAAATCTCAGCAGAAACAACACAGATAGTAAGTAGTAGTATACCAAACATGTAAAAAATTGGTAGGTACATACAAGTAAGAGGTCAGCGGCATGCCAGGCAATGCCACAGCCAGTAGCCAAAAGCATGGTAGAGATTCCAAGGGCTCCCAGAGTTTCAAATTTACCATGACCTGAGCAAAGGAAACGCCGTAAAAACAGTAGTAGTGGTAAAGGAAGGTAAGTAATTGATAGGGTGAAGAAGCAACCAACCATATGGATGTTCTTTGTCTTTGGGAACATTGGCAGCTCTGTAAGAGAATAGAGCAACACCGCTTAGGACCTGAAACAAAGGAAGATTTATAGAGTATTATATCACATCATCATAATGCATCAATTTCGATCAAGGATAAGCATACCACATCTGAAACGGAATGAGCAGCGTCGGCGATGATGGCGGTGCTGCCGCAGAGATAACCGGTGAGAGCTTTGCCGACAGACAAACCGATATCAGCGGTTAGACCAAGCCGGAAAATCCTTTCCCCTTCTTCTGCTCCGCCGGGCCTTTGATGTTGGTGATCAGATCCAGTGTGGTGGCCAAAATGCCACCTTTTGGAGAAATTGAACCTGGGGGTGGTTTCAAGCGGAGAAGACTGCCGCCGGAGAGGTGAGTGAAGACGGTGGTGGTATAATCGAGAAAGGGATGATCTACAGATCGGATTCATTTCAGCTGGGGCTTATCACAGATGAACCAACCCtcatattttgaaattaaatggaagaagaaaaaatgatctttttattttattcatttaagttagattctctatatataattgaagcaaaagaaaatgcTCTCGAATCAACCTATGCGACCATTGTGTGTAACTTCAACCGAAGAAACGGTCTTCAACTTTGTTTCTTGCTTtctttgaaccaaaaaaaacttacaaaattTCCCCTTTATTACCAAAATTTGATTACACACGACGCCCTTAGCATAtgatgaaaagaaaagaaaaacaaaaggtcagagtttgagtttggtggtGTATCCTCTATACACATCCATCAACTCAGGCAACTCCTCCTCGTACTTGATCACCAGCTTCTCCAAGAACACTTTCTCCACCGGAACCAACAACGACGTCAAGCTCCAGTCCTCCTTCACCATCCCCTTGGATGCCAACACCTTTACCACCGAGCATCTTGGTATAATCCTCTTATCCAGGCTGAAAAACAGCACCACGGGGCACCCTGCGATCGACCTAGGCGCCATTTTCATCTCCTCCACAAGAAACTCCATCGTCCTGTTTATCTTCCTCTCCGACAGCATCATACAGTGCGGGTGCTTCTTGAACGCGCACATGATGTCCTCTTCCGACCACCCCCACCTCTGGTACACCTCGAAACACTTGTCCCATATCGATCTGTTGCCTTTCCCTGAGAGAGCGTGGATGGCCAGCACAAACGTTGTCTTCTGGGGATTGAATCCCATCTCCTTAGCTTGCTTGGTGATTTCCCGGAACTCGTGGCTCTTCTGCATCACTGCTTCGGGAAAATGCGTGAGGAGGAGCTGAATGCATTTCCCAGGGACCCCCGTCTCCGACATGTGGTTGATGTTGGGGACGAGGTTCTTGGTGTGGTCCTCGAGGAAGATCCACGTCGTCCTGCGAAGGGAGGCCACGATCTTGTCGTCGGCGTCGAGGACGCTCTTGAGGAAGTTGTAGGAAGGGATGAGCTGGTTGAGGAGGCTTCTGGTCAGAATGGTGGGATCAGAGGCAAGCGTTCGAGCGAGCAAGGATTTGGAGACGCCGATGGAGAGGAAGAATCGGAGCTTGGGGAGGAGCACGGACTCGGCATTGGCTAGAAGCAGAACGGGGCGTTTCTTGACGAGGCTGGAGATCTGGGAGGTGGAGAAACCATGGTCACGGAGAAGGTTGAGAACCGTGTTGGGGCGGTCCGGAGAATCTAGCGAGAGCTTCCGAGCGGCGATGGTTGCGTGGTCGGGAGATAATCCACAGGAGTCGACAAGATAGGAAATGGTGAAGGAGAGTCTCTGCTGTTCGTCTTTAGGGTTTTTCTTGGGAGAAGAAAGCTGAGCTTGGGGAGGAGAGAAGACGAAGAGCGGTCTCCGATTCGTAGGGGGTAGGGAcaagtttgttgttgttgttgtagttgTAGTGGGAAACGATGGTTTCGTGAGGAAGAGCTTCACAAAGGAACTGCCTTGAGCCGCAACGgccatgtgtgtgtgtgtctgtgtgagAGACTGGGTTGCTGGCTCCATCTCCAATCTTCTTTCTTCGACCTCCGGGTGGCTATTTTGGGCCGTAAATGGGCTTATATATCATCTTAATGGGTTCGAGAGGTTGTTGATTGAGTCCTGCTGCCCCTTTTCACTCTCGAGCCATCCTCGCTGCCCAAGGGGCGGGCTTACCGTCTTTCtttggaggagagagagagagagactaatTTATGTCTCTTTGGAAATATCTTTCTTTCTGGGATGCCTTTACTTGACTCAAGCTAggccaaaaataaaatataatgtgaaaaatcaataaataatataagaaaaataaaattgaaagcaGAAAAAGATACAACAGTACGGGCTAAAGaggggggagagagagaggagaagaagaagaaggaatcagTGTCGAAGCATCTCAGCTCTCGTTCTCCGGTAAATGAAATCTCCATAGATGGTGACGACCTTTTGACATTTTTTCGTTACTcacttttcttttctctctctctgtgtgtAGAGAAGGTTGGTTAGGTGAGAGAGTTTTACTTAACTTCACTGTACACCAAAtccctaaaaaaaaaagaaagagaagggtGCTTCACATGGACATGTATGGACGCACTCCGCCCTCCCAATCTGCACATGGAAATGCTGCTGACACAGGACTCGaaggtctctctctcttccttctcagcattcttgttttctttttaagttaattttttaGCATTCATGTGCAGAATCGATGTGGCGATTAGGGTTGGGTGGAGAGACGTACCCAGAGAGACCAGCTGCCCCTGACTGTCCTTACTACATGCGTACTGGTGTCTGTGGTTACGGTTCTCGATGCCGTTACAATCATCCTCCCGATCGTGCCACGGTAAAAActtttctccttttttcttTAATCCCCTGTAATGTAAGTTATATAAGCTTCCGTGGGCAAcaacttctttttcttcttactACTGCTCTGCTGACCGACAATGTAGTTTTAGGTTAACAAGTATTGTGTAATAACAGTTTACAGTCTCTCTATCTTATGTAGGTTGAAGCAACGGTTAGAGCTACAGGGCAGTATCCAGAACGCATTGGTGAACCCCCATGTCAGGTAACCCTTTCGTCACTCCCAGTGTTCGAAGATTCTCTATTTTAGTGATTATCCACTgtaaagtttcattttttttttatttttttgttattgcaGTTTTATTTGAAAACTGGAACGTGTAAATTTGGGGCGTCATGCAAATTCAACCATCCAAGGAATGCTGGTGGATCCATGAGCCACGTTCCTCTCAATATCTATGGATACCCTGTACGAGAGGTAAGCTTTTGTTTCCCTTCTTTTTCAATACCCTGTATAATATCTAATCAAGGGACGGTTGCTCTGTTCTTTTCTAGGGTGGTGAGAAAGAATGCTCCTACTATTTGAAAACGGGGCTGTGCAAATTTGGTATAACCTGTAAATTTCATCATCCTCAGCCTGCTCCTGCTCCTGCTGCAACACCACCGCCACCTGCATCTGCACCTCAGTTTTATCCATCgttgcagcagcagcagcagtcACTTATCCCCGGAGCTCCATCCTCTAGCTTGAGAGTTGCCAGAACTCTTCTTCCTGGTTCTTATATGCAAGGCGCCTATGGTCCTATGCTATTATCCCCAGGAGTCCTTCCTATGCAAGGCTGGAGTCCTTACTCGGTAACCACCCTTCCTTCcttcatttctttctttcttgtttttcttcttctctcttaatTTTGATTTCCATCCAGGCACCTGTGAGCCCTGCTCTATCTCCTGGGGCAACTTCTTTATACGGAGTTCCACACCTCTCTTCCACCACTCCTTCCCTTCCCGGGGTTTATCCATCTCTTCCCTCTCCTACACATAGCTTTCCAGAGAGACCCGGTGAGTTAGAGTGCCAGTACTATCTGAAAACAGGAGATTGTAAATTTGGAACATCTTGCAAGTTCCATCATCCTCGACATCGGGTTCCACCAAGTGCTAACTGTAACCTCAGCCCCATTGGTCTTCCTCTACGCCCGGTACTCTTTCCACACTGTTGACTCTTGCAATCTTTGGGCTTTGATCATATATATAGTAGTAACACTTGTGTTTCTTCTCTAACAGGGTGTGCAAGGCTGCACTTTCTACATACAAAACGGTTTCTGCAAGTTTGGATCAACATGTAAATTTGATCATCCAACGGGATACAATGCTTCTTCGTCCTCGCTCCCTGATGCACCGGTGAGCACTCTCTTGGGTGCTCCTTCCTCGACTGGGCTCTTATCTGGGGCTGCAAGAAGCACATCTAACATCTCAGCAGGTTTGATTTTCTCCCAGAGCGGCGGCTCAATTCCCTTCTCTGACCTACAACTCTCGAGCCAGACCTCTCTTCCTCTAACTGGTAGCAGAATCACAAGACATGGCCGAGAAATCCGTCGATCCTTTTGAATTGATCACCTCCAGAGAAAAAGGGTACGCAGAAGCAGGACTCTGGATCATCTTTTGCAATTCTTAATCtatatcattattattattgtttatatagAAGCATGTGGtgttcatttatatatatataatgtccGGACGTAACAAAATCGCCTATTTGAGTATAAGAACTGAGTGAGAATCGCATATATAAGAGGAagtgtgtgtatgtatatatgtgCACATTtcaaaacaaagacaaaaaataaGAGGAAAAggcttttttttatttgtgtgtaTAATGTTTGTATAGATACGGACGAGGATTCTTTGTCCTGTCTACTTCTGCTTCAGTCAGACCCCCCATCTGCGCGGCTGAGAAATGGAAACATAAAAACTTTTTCTAAAAAAGAGAGCTCAAATTCTATTCTTCTTAATTGGTGACCTTTCATGTGTTGCATATTTGTAGTTTGAACTTGAATCCACGTGTGTTGATCATTTGTTACTGCTCCACACATTACATTATGTTTGGGGTGAGTAAAAAGAACCTATGTTAAGTTTATTTAACACTAATCTTGAAGCTTGGCGCCATAATGTCTAATGTTGGGAatgaaaatagaaaatagtCAAACCAAGAAAAACGGCCAGAAAATTGAGACAAAAAAAACTggaaaatgcttttttttttttttgtgtataatGATTGTATAGACACGGACGAGAATTCCTTCTTGTCTGTACTTCTGCTTCAGTCGGACGCAACTGCGCCGCTGGGAAACAtaaaaacttagaaaaaaaaagcttaaaTACTCTTCTTATTTTAGATTGAGAATTGGTGACCTTTCATATGTTCTATTGGGGCTGGAgttttaaaccgaaccgaaattcGGTTAGTTCGGTGAGAAGTTTGGTTCGATTCGGcaggtttttaaaaaaacttcgGTTTTAGGTTTGGTTCGATAATCAGTTAGttctgtttttcaaaaaaaaacgtTAACTACAAATTTCAAACTAAACTAATCGAATTAACCAAAATTTCTAACCGAATAACCAAAATTTTGACCTGAACTTCATGTGTCTTGTGCTCCAATGGTATCGAGACTCATCACCATCTTTTCTTTGAATGTGAATACTCCACATCAATATGGAGTTACTTCAGTCAAAGCATCCTCTCGGGACCTCCTTCTGATTTGCACTCTGCAGCTGCTCTCATCAATCGAAGCTCTCTTCCTCCTCGACGGGAGGCGGTCATCAAACTCATTTTTCAATCAACCATCTACGCTCTATGGCGTGAGAGAAACTCGCGGATCTTTACATCAGTCTCCACAAATGCCATGGGTCTCCGTCGCGCACTGGACAGACAGATTCGAGacccactcatctccttcccaTCGCCTGATAGATTGCCTTCCATGCTagagttttatttttcatgtatccGACCACTTTGAGGTTTCGCCTTCAGTTTGGttgtttgtttctcttttctGTTCTCAATAAGTTGTAATCAACATTGGAAAAACTAAAAAATggtataaatcttaacattttaccaaaaaaaaaaacaaattttgaccTGAATTAACTAAACTAACCGAAATTATCCAAATTTAACcgattttattcaaatttttaacCGAAATATAATCGTTACCAAAAATTACGGTTAATTTCAGTAAGTTTTTAAAAACCAAACTACTTAAGAACGAGGTCTTCTTCTGATATGCATGTGTCTTCTATTGTTTAGTTTGTTTCGTCGTCTAGCTAATCATCTAATGTATGTTGATGTACGTAACACAGCGAAGAGACGGAAGATTGGAGTTTAACTGAGGCATGGGCGCATGgcagttgcacaaaaaaaaaaaaaaaaaactgaggcATGGCATTAAGGAGGGAGAAGCACGTAGTATTCTGGTATTTAGAAAAAAACTGGATCATAATGGACGTTTTAACATTAATGGGCCTGGTTTGTTTTAAGGCATGCTATTATCTTAATGCCATGCCTCAGTTTAAGGAGGGAGAAACTTGTTCAAGGCACACAGAGATTTTATAACCTGGAAACTTGTTCATGTGGGTCTACTTGTTAATTAGGTGTTCCATTTTGAATGATCATAGTGTTTAATTGCGTAACGGGATAAGCAATTGATTAATTGTTTGTCTGACAAAAGATAAGATCAGATTTCATTTAATTAATCCTTCATTTTTCATCTAACCTTTGTCTGCTGCTTTTTGATTAAAGGAGGATATTGATCAAAGTCAACAAACAATCAAATCAACACTTTGTTGGGGGTACAATTCTGGTTTAATCCACGCCTTGCTCACTGGTCTAGGGTGTGACCTACGCTTTGTGACGATGGTTATTTATGTGTTTagcatattatattttttttttgtttggcaaataacttaaataacataaaaatatcatgataaaattaacacacaaataaataaagaaCCGAGTTAGTACAAATTAAAAGTAATGACTAAATTATTTCGAGccttcaaatctttttttttggttcaaatcgaACCTTCAACTCTTATTCTAACTTCACCCtctaaattacttttttttgttgaaacacCAACTCTAAGTCTCTAATCATTAAAATCCAAACTGATGccaaaaaaacattaaattgaaattcaaatataattttttaaatttatgattgatattacttttgttattttttaattttaaaataataaggTATTTGGGTGCTAGGGTATTTCTTGTTGTCTTTTGTAGCAGTCGatgcattatttttttttttgtcacagttGAATGATGTGTCTAATTTTCATTTACAAATTTGTTCTTCTATTATTCCTTCTACGGCTTCGAATGGTGATCATCTTTCCGCCCCGtcccgcagttaacagtaacaaaaatctctaca of the Brassica rapa cultivar Chiifu-401-42 chromosome A03, CAAS_Brap_v3.01, whole genome shotgun sequence genome contains:
- the LOC103858258 gene encoding metal tolerance protein C1, which translates into the protein MNPICRSSLSRLYHHRLHSPLRRQSSPLETTPRFNFSKRWHFGHHTGSDHQHQRPGGAEEGERIFRLGLTADIGLSVGKALTGYLCGSTAIIADAAHSVSDVVLSGVALFSYRAANVPKDKEHPYGHGKFETLGALGISTMLLATGCGIAWHAADLLLSALSAAPEVNHTHGGYHHGIDMTHPTLALTVTIASISIKEGLYWITKRAGEKQGSGLMMANAWHHRSDAISSLVALVGVGGSILGVNFLDPLAALVVSAMIFKAGLETGHQSVLELVDAAIPAQQLEPIRQTILQVEGVKGCHRLRGRRAGSSLYLDVHIVVDPFSSVSVAHEVGEYVRGQINRNHPQVSEVFIHIDPAFLQFSSSMMDHDSIQKESNICKEIKLVEATVSEIFSSQFSEKMMIKRVTPHLLHSKIWLQIEVAMPSTMTIQDAMRAAEDAEKEILKAVSNVARVSIQLSLKNSLPQ
- the LOC103858260 gene encoding transcription termination factor MTERF8, chloroplastic; amino-acid sequence: MEPATQSLTQTHTHMAVAAQGSSFVKLFLTKPSFPTTTTTTTTNLSLPPTNRRPLFVFSPPQAQLSSPKKNPKDEQQRLSFTISYLVDSCGLSPDHATIAARKLSLDSPDRPNTVLNLLRDHGFSTSQISSLVKKRPVLLLANAESVLLPKLRFFLSIGVSKSLLARTLASDPTILTRSLLNQLIPSYNFLKSVLDADDKIVASLRRTTWIFLEDHTKNLVPNINHMSETGVPGKCIQLLLTHFPEAVMQKSHEFREITKQAKEMGFNPQKTTFVLAIHALSGKGNRSIWDKCFEVYQRWGWSEEDIMCAFKKHPHCMMLSERKINRTMEFLVEEMKMAPRSIAGCPVVLFFSLDKRIIPRCSVVKVLASKGMVKEDWSLTSLLVPVEKVFLEKLVIKYEEELPELMDVYRGYTTKLKL
- the LOC103858261 gene encoding zinc finger CCCH domain-containing protein 32 translates to MDMYGRTPPSQSAHGNAADTGLEESMWRLGLGGETYPERPAAPDCPYYMRTGVCGYGSRCRYNHPPDRATVEATVRATGQYPERIGEPPCQFYLKTGTCKFGASCKFNHPRNAGGSMSHVPLNIYGYPVREGGEKECSYYLKTGLCKFGITCKFHHPQPAPAPAATPPPPASAPQFYPSLQQQQQSLIPGAPSSSLRVARTLLPGSYMQGAYGPMLLSPGVLPMQGWSPYSAPVSPALSPGATSLYGVPHLSSTTPSLPGVYPSLPSPTHSFPERPGELECQYYLKTGDCKFGTSCKFHHPRHRVPPSANCNLSPIGLPLRPGVQGCTFYIQNGFCKFGSTCKFDHPTGYNASSSSLPDAPVSTLLGAPSSTGLLSGAARSTSNISAGLIFSQSGGSIPFSDLQLSSQTSLPLTGSRITRHGREIRRSF